In Nematostella vectensis chromosome 2, jaNemVect1.1, whole genome shotgun sequence, one genomic interval encodes:
- the LOC116616085 gene encoding uncharacterized protein LOC116616085, with the protein MALTDGREVFVFDDDEVMQFWDAEFVKSNLITLASCDGAGESGCPGKDTPCTDKDTTSQGDKSPKPRKFRKLPLPHWLTKPHRKPQDSESKASTSKKRMTRANSAPKTLGHNRLSLEKHHQEKISEEPLEEPQRKSSANLLSPKPWLTNKRGDKDGLLRRRASLPSNVGHAYHDLRRSPNPDKPLTPKLERKTAADNGEKLEKDVVKALLFSKPHTKYLAKQVPRQDSITEEVPQEYRLQQPVPKLQLHCLDTPDMFFVPVIDEEGQDNGQDNMGRQLSASADELHVATRVEPEEDENEAIQAIIARELQTYLQEKEFEAVACQQWCLDLSQNMRTAVQGYKVEECKVVAVVYIGAMRGSGVHAAVQSMLTPFDDNLACADYKNQSLYAFASILVTRLE; encoded by the exons ATGGCGCTTACTGACGGAAGGGAAGTGTTTGTATTTGACGATGATGAGGTGATGCAGTTTTGGGATGCGGAGTTCGTAAAGTCGAATTTAATAACACTAGCGTCCTGTGATGGGGCAGGCGAATCAGGATGTCCCGGGAAAGACACACCGTGCACGGATAAAGACACAACAAGCCAGGGAGACAAAAGCCCTAAGCCGCGAAAATTCCGCAAACTTCCACTCCCGCACTGGCTAACCAAGCCGCACCGAAAACCACAAGATTCTGAAAGCAAAGCATCAACCAGTAAGAAGCGCATGACTCGAGCAAACTCAGCGCCGAAGACACTTGGCCATAATCGACTAAGTCTTGAGAAACACCATCAGGAAAAAATTAGCGAGGAGCCTCTGGAGGAACCGCAAAGGAAATCGAGCGCAAACTTACTATCTCCGAAACCTTGGTTAACTAATAAGCGCGGGGATAAAGACGGGTTATTAAGAAGACGCGCGTCTTTGCCGAGTAACGTAGGCCATGCTTATCATGATCTACGGAGATCTCCGAATCCAGACAAACCTCTGACCCCTAAACTAGAGCGCAAGACAGCGGCTGATAATGGCGAAAAGTTAGAGAAGGACGTGGTGAAAGCGTTACTTTTCAGCAAACCGCACACGAAGTACTTGGCTAAACAGGTTCCCAGACAAGATTCCATCACAGAGGAGGTCCCGCAAGAATACAGGCTTCAGCAGCCGGTACCAAAACTGCAGCTCCACTGCCTGGACACGCCCGATATGTTCTTCGTCCCCGTTATTGACGAGGAGGGCCAGGATAATGGTCAGGATAACATGGGTCGTCAGCTATCAGCGTCCGCTGATGAGTTACACGTGGCAACACGTGTCGAGCCCGAAGAGGACGAGAACGAGGCTATACAGGCCATCATTGCACGTGAACTCCAGACATATCTACAG GAGAAGGAATTCGAAGCTGTGGCATGCCAGCAGTGGTGCTTGGACCTGAGCCAGAATATGAGGACAGCGGTTCAGGGTTACAAGGTGGAGGAGTGCAAGGTCGTGGCCGTGGTGTACATAGGCGCAATGCGAGGAAGCGGCGTACACGCGGCGGTACAATCCATGCTAACTCCATTCGACGATAACCTCGCCTGCGCGGACTACAAGAACCAATCTCTCTACGCCTTCGCCTCGATATTAGTGACTAGGCTTGAGTAG
- the LOC5509055 gene encoding threonine synthase-like 2, with protein MKFNSTRGKVKGLSFEEAIFTGYALDGGLLLPQAIPKLEIKILKEWATLSYKELCYEILSLFVSEEEVLRHDLKEIISKAYCESKFPNKNICNLTRLDNNLHILELFHGKTKAFKDNALVLVAAFLDFFLGRKKRHTTILVGTSGDTGSAAIESIRGLALIDIVVLFPKGYCNTIQELQMTTVIEDNVHVFECEGSSDDLDIPVKKCLTDEGLVTKYNLGSINSINIGRLLAQIVFYFYAYFKVCKEVGSIVKFVVPTGAMGNITAGYVAYNMGLPLKLHAAVNDNNIVHRMISQGDFSLAESITKTWSPAMDIQMPYNMERMWLIASDFNYDLVSSLTQTFEEHSAVTSFPETLTNKLKIVVSSDWVSREATLDTMRRAWDSYHYLVCPHTAVGLRLALQKRDAEDDGTPVVCVATASPDKFPEAVKAAGIDVPPSPDILRLAEMPTRREFMRQGEDWEKILRDKIAKIG; from the exons ATGAAGTTTAATAGCACAAGGGGTAAAGTGAAAGGCCTTTCATTCGAAGAAGCGATCTTCACTGGATATGCTTTAGATGGCGGCCTACTGTTACCTCAAGCAATACCAAAATTAGAAATCAAAATTCTGAAAGAATGGGCGACTCTTTCGTACAAGGAGCTGTGCTATGAGATCCTCTCATTATTTGTGTCTGAGGAAGAAGTACTGAGGCATGATTTGAAAG AAATTATTAGCAAGGCATACTGTGAAAGCAAATTCCCCAACAAGAACATTTGTAATCTAACCAGACTTGATAACAATCTACACATACTGGAGCTCTTCCATGGTAAAACAAAAGCTTTCAAAGATAATGCACTTGTTCTAGTGGCTGCATTTTTGGATTTCTTCCTGGGGAGGAAGAAAAGGCATACCACGATACTGGTGGGGACGTCTGGAGACACGGGTAGTGCTGCTATCGAGAGTATACGAGGACTGGCGCTCATCGACATCGTTGTCTTATTTCCAAAAGGATACTGTAATACCATACAGGAACTACAGATGACAACAGTGATTGAGGATAATGTTCACGTTTTTGAGTGTGAGGGATCCTCTGATGACCTGGACATCCCAGTAAAGAAGTGTCTAACTGATGAAGGCCTAGTGACCAAGTACAATCTTGGTAGCATTAACTCAATTAACATTGGCAGGTTACTAGCTCAGATTGTCTTTTATTTCTATGCATATTTCAAAGTCTGTAAGGAGGTTGGCTCAATTGTGAAGTTTGTTGTTCCTACTGGTGCCATGGGAAACATTACAG CTGGTTATGTGGCGTATAACATGGGTCTACCCCTTAAGCTTCATGCTGCAGTGAATGATAACAATATCGTGCATCGGATGATTAGCCAGGGGGACTTCTCTTTGGCTGAGAGCATAACAAAGACATGGTCTCCAGCTATGGATATCCAG ATGCCGTACAACATGGAAAGGATGTGGCTAATAGCGTCCGACTTCAACTACGACCTGGTCTCATCGTTAACCCAAACGTTTGAAGAGCACAGCGCTGTCACGTCCTTCCCAGAGACCCTGACAAACAAG CTTAAAATTGTTGTGTCGTCTGATTGGGTGTCGCGGGAAGCCACCTTGGATACCATGCGAAGAGCCTGGGATAGCTACCACTACCTCGTTTGCCCTCACACGGCCGTGGGACTGAGACTAGCACTTCAGAAACG TGACGCAGAAGATGACGGTACCCCTGTGGTGTGCGTCGCCACAGCCAGTCCAGACAAATTTCCTGAGGCAGTGAAAGCTGCCGGTATAGATGTGCCACCATCTCCTGATATTCTAAGACTAGCTGAGATGCCGACAAGAAGAGAATTCATGAGACAAGGAGAAGACTGGGAGAAAATTTTACGAGACAAAATCGCAAAGATAGGCTAG
- the LOC5508773 gene encoding myosin-2 essential light chain — MAKNLTDKDIRQLRESFELYDKQGDEKIDSSQLGEVLRGLGQNPTNAEVKKIVSEMDPEGGNRISFEEFLPVYQSYMGKKPKFSTEDFVDSLRVFDNDGSGMINEGELRHILTTLGEKLTDSEVDSLIQGLEDKQGQIDCEEFILSVLQG, encoded by the coding sequence ATGGCGAAAAACCTAACAGATAAAGATATTCGCCAACTCAGAGAAAGCTTCGAACTGTATGACAAACAAGGGGATGAAAAGATTGATTCATCGCAACTCGGAGAGGTTCTGCGCGGACTTGGTCAAAACCCGACCAACGCAGAAGTAAAGAAAATCGTCTCCGAAATGGACCCAGAAGGTGGGAACAGAATATCGTTCGAGGAATTCCTGCCAGTGTATCAGTCGTACATGGGTAAGAAACCCAAGTTCAGCACTGAGGATTTTGTAGATAGTCTGCGAGTATTTGATAACGACGGCTCAGGGATGATCAACGAGGGAGAACTCCGCCACATTTTGACGACACTCGGAGAAAAACTAACCGACAGTGAAGTAGATTCACTGATTCAGGGTTTAGAGGACAAGCAAGGACAGATTGACTGTGAAGAGTTCATATTAAGCGTTTTACAAGGCTAA
- the LOC5508775 gene encoding tricalbin-1 yields the protein MANETADEIEAKARREREDTQLRLSLFVIALLSLTWLLGAYGFSYLWCLFIIPLLFTIWYRKNCRILEDRVREAEIKVHRRKALRDEETTEWLNFILNRWWNFSETSICQLVRDSLNPVLDYSRPSFIENMELVEFSFGKKTPFLKYVKVFENIDEGDSVNEPATDSNVFEPPDKIKERQRHLLVLNMDLCLHAPDTNIIIRVRLGGKMLGADVDVGLEDVSLSGRAQIVFELDHMVPFPHMKSVAVTFLEKPEVGFDVRMMKAVQVMDIPMLKDFINALVMDSLTYALVDPGRIEIPLHAEDPNELLNKPRKSAYASGVLTISAKGGLPIKFTDDQVFASFKVGEQEEKCSEKTQGGTSWEGSFSFLIYDLTAENLIVEVRGKRVFGTKYTIAKYKLFLNALGLEKKKKVDTTLEKEGIKGSRLEITLEYAPLKTFEVSTRTNEEEFLSKYKMDEPVNIKSGVLLVALHSGSKLLSMDADGYSDPYCIITSNREKVKTTSVVEGTVNPVWDSITEILVKDINKTNLHFFVYDRDRNWQGQADDFMGSCALSLNSDNPAMIKKKLDVKYKVFGKKRSEDSFLDAGSIMVSTVFQPVEFVAKSETEGDTTPLENGEHIDDLNEHAKKHTMKSSMKTKRQIEEMMLIKERGVLVVSILQAKNLVSMDSNGLSDPFCVVRVNSSKKFKTNVIYESLNPVWNQSVSIAMPQGGDKLIVDMFDKDVFQNDFMGSVTLTADDVQAAVKKGSEWYKLKDVDSGEIQLSLKKSSKGEEVPDVGDVVDDPTQTGDNDAESPETPSDGMGALGQALQNLQEYANNEGPPVYYCVSGEVIQASEIKGWGAVMVKARFDIPRKGRKGSVKYEQISMCTTPPQAPESGLVKWNYIFQTSGGAAIPNDAVIIFELKDAKKKTQGLSKISIQEFFKGCHFKKGKTRDNNNDEKCSETKWMNLEYDGMTAGRIQVMLSYSDVPDAPIELSTMRKRSLLKRFSSNSNL from the exons ATGGCGAACGAGACAGCAGACGAGATAGAAGCAAAGGCTCGCAGAGAGAGGGAAGATACCCAACTTCGACTTTCCCTATTTGTCATAGCATTGTTGAGCCTGACTTGGCTGCTAGGAGCCTATGGCTTCTCCTATCTTTGGTGCTTGTTTATCATACCTCTTTTGTTTACTATCTGGTATCGGAAGAATTGCAGAATTCTCGAGGACCGAGTTCGGGAAGCTGAGATAAAAGTTCACCGACGGAAAGCTTTAAGAGACGAGGAGACCACGGAATGGCTCAACTTTATCCTCAACCGATG GTGGAATTTCAGCGAGACCTCTATATGTCAACTTGTACGGGACAGTCTAAATCCTGTGCTGGACTACAGTAGGCCTTCATTCATTG AAAATATGGAGCTTGTGGAATTCTCATTCGGGAAGAAGACGCCGTTTCTGAAATATGTCaaagtttttgaaaatatcgATGAAGGGGATTCAGTGAACGAGCCCGCAACCGATAGCAACGTGTTTGAGCCGCCAGACAAGATCAAG GAACGTCAACGTCACCTTCTGGTGCTTAACATGGACCTTTGTCTGCATGCTCCGgacaccaacatcatcatccgGGTCAGACTTGGTGGCAAGAT GCTGGGTGCAGACGTTGATGTGGGCCTCGAAGACGTCAGTCTGTCCGGACGAGCGCAGATCGTATTTGAGCTAGACCACATGGTTCCTTTCCCACACATGAAGAGCGTTGCCGTCACTTTCCTCGAGAA ACCTGAAGTCGGGTTTGACGTGCGCATGATGAAAGCAGTTCAGGTTATGGATATCCCAATGCTAAAAGACTTCATCAACGCCCTCGTCATGGACAGCTTGACATATG CATTGGTCGACCCTGGACGTATCGAGATACCTCTACACGCGGAAGACCCCAACGAGCTGCTCAACAAGCCTCGCAAGTCTGCTTACG CTTCCGGAGTTCTGACGATTTCTGCCAAGGGAGGACTTCCCATTAAATTTACAG ACGACCAAGTGTTCGCCTCGTTCAAGGTTGGCGAGCAGGAAGAGAAGTGTTCCGAGAAGACTCAGGGAGGGACCTCTTGGGAAGGGTCCTTTTCCTTCCTCATTTACGACCTAACCGCAGAAAAT CTTATCGTAGAGGTTCGCGGCAAACGAGTGTTTGGTACGAAGTACACCATCGCGAAATACAAACTCTTTCTGAACGCTCTGGGgctggaaaagaaaaagaaagt CGATACTACCCTGGAGAAGGAAGGAATCAAAGGTTCAAGACTCGAGATAACTCTGGAATACGCGCCCCTGAAGACATTTGAAGTCAGCACTCGGACAAACGAGGAAGAATTTCTGAGCAAATACAAGATGGATGAGCCCGTCAACATAA AGTCTGGCGTTCTTCTTGTTGCGCTGCATAGTGGCTCAAAGCTACTCTCCATGGATGCAGACGGCTATAGCGATCCATACTGTATCATAACCTCCAACAGGGAAAAG GTGAAAACTACGTCCGTGGTAGAGGGTACTGTGAACCCTGTATGGGACTCGATCACCGAGATACTCGTCAAGGACATCaacaag ACCAATTTACACTTCTTTGTGTACGACCGAGATCGCAACTGGCAAGGGCAGGCAGACGACTTTATGGGTTCCTGCGCGCTTTCGCTCAATAGT GACAACCCAGCGATGATCAAGAAAAAGCTGGATGTTAAGTACAAAGTGTTCGGAAAAAAGCGCTCGGAAGACTCGTTTTTAGACGCTGGCTCTATCATGGTATCCACTGTCTTTCAGCCTGTGGAGTTTGTCGCCAAGTCAG AAACCGAGGGCGACACCACGCCATTGGAGAACGGGGAACATATTGACGACTTGAAT GAACACGCGAAGAAGCACACGATGAAGAGCAGCATGAAGACGAAGCGACAGATCGAAGAGATGATGCTGATTAAAG AGCGTGGTGTGTTAGTTGTCTCCATACTCCAAGCTAAAAACTTAGTGTCGATGGACAGCAATG GACTAAGTGACCCCTTCTGTGTTGTTCGAGTGAACAGCTCGAAAAAGTTTAAAACGAACGTGATCTACGAGAGTCTGAACCCGGTGTGGAACCAGTCAGTGTCCATCGCTATGCCCCAAGGCGGCGACAAGCTTATCGTC GACATGTTTGATAAAGACGTGTTTCAGAATGACTTTATGGGCTCCGTTACACTCACGGCAGATGACGTACAGGCAGCGGTCAAG AAAGGTTCCGAGTGGTACAAGCTGAAGGATGTGGACAGTGGCGAGATTCAGCTGTCACTAAAGAAGTCATCTAAGGGCGAAGAA GTCCCGGATGTCGGGGATGTCGTAGATGACCCCACCCAgactggtgataatgatgcCGAGTCCCCCGAGACTCCCTCGGACGGCATGGGAGCGCTAGGCCAGGCACTACAGAATCTGCAGG AGTATGCGAATAACGAAGGGCCGCCGGTATATTATTGCGTGTCCGGCGAGGTGATCCAAGCGTCCGAGATCAAAG GTTGGGGAGCTGTAATGGTCAAAGCGCGGTTTGACAT ACCACGCAAGGGCCGAAAAGGCAGTGTAAAGTACGAACAGATCAGCATGTGCACCACGCCTCCACAGGCTCCCGAGAGTGGACTGGTCAAGTGGAATTACATCTTCCAG ACCTCAGGAGGTGCTGCTATTCCCAACGACGCGGTTATTATTTTCGAACTTAAAGACGCGAAGAAGAAAACACAGGGACTCAGCAAAATATCCATCCAAGAGTTTTTCAAAG GTTGCCATTTCAAGAAAGGGAAGACGAGGGACAATAACAATGACG AGAAGTGTTCAGAGACAAAGTGGATGAATTTGGAATATG ACGGTATGACCGCGGGACGCATCCAGGTCATGTTATCCTACTCTGATGTCCCGGATGCCCCCATCGAACTTTCCACAATGCGGAAACGGTCTCTCCTCAAAAGATTCTCCTCCAACTCCAACTTATAA
- the LOC5508764 gene encoding uncharacterized protein C962.01 has translation MELLLMSERGAIQVSVLRGRNLVAMDITGKSDPFVTLRVGDQEKFRSRVHQKTLNPVWMESVALSLPADDDKLYLDVWDKDALSQERMGSVTFNPNTLKELAKDPSAQQWFKLNNTKSGEVQLAFRYTPPEECNIDELSNSFSAGEVAEEFVGQLEDHEFAELTKSRKSGWKTMLKKRRGVFGISSRISKKSSPNPQITLQQPTHDSLEDDGTQSPKTQSLKPQSTKPQSPKPQSPNIHRRGSPANKGKSSRPITPRKGSHFTSSGKGSRHSSHDEDDSSGTPRKNSGRSLPDRDDYWLADDEGQGDSPVSKNPKTTLVANGKSPSNKRNRKGSLKCIGGFSDQTDADFSYLPVQDSPSPKPRKESRWKMKNLKSKPKRQGSVSESEVDSAVLEESRDLLDAWFDQEETESADRAKSKKTSVKHPKS, from the exons ATGGAGCTTCTTCTCATGTCAG AGAGAGGTGCAATCCAGGTGTCCGTTTTACGTGGAAGAAACCTTGTTGCCATGGATATAACGG GAAAGAGCGACCCGTTTGTCACTCTTCGTGTCGGAGACCAAGAGAAGTTCCGCAGCCGAGTTCACCAGAAGACACTCAACCCCGTATGGATGGAGTCTGTAGCTCTTTCTCTACCTGCAGACGACGACAAGCTGTACCTG GATGTCTGGGATAAGGACGCTTTATCTCAGGAGAGGATGGGTTCGGTCACCTTCAACCCGAACACGCTAAAAGAGCTTGCAAAG GATCCGAGCGCACAGCAGTGGTTTAAGCTGAACAACACCAAGAGTGGGGAAGTGCAGCTGGCATTCCGGTATACCCCACCCGAG GAATGTAACATCGACGAGCTGAGTAACAGCTTCTCTGCGGGCGAAGTAGCGG AGGAGTTTGTCGGGCAACTGGAAGACCACGAGTTTGCTGAGCTCACCAAATCGCGAAAATCAG GTTGGAAGACGATGCTGAAAAAGCGCCGTGGAGTGTTTGGAATCTCATCTCGCATCAGCAAGAAGTCGTCACCAAACCCCCAGATCACTCTACAACAACCTACACACGACAGTCTCGAGGACGACGGGACCCAGTCCCCCAAGACCCAGTCCCTCAAGCCCCAGTCCACCAAGCCCCAGTCCCCCAAGCCCCAGTCCCCCAATATCCACAGGAGAGGCTCCCCTGCTAACAAAGGAAAGAGCTCTCGCCCCATTACCCCAAGAAAAGGTTCTCATTTCACTAGTAGCGGGAAGGGCTCTCGCCATTCCAGCCATGACGAGGACGACTCATCCGGGACGCCTCGGAAGAACTCAGGTCGCTCACTACCCGACAG GGACGACTATTGGTTAGCAGACGACGAGGGACAAGGAGATTCACCCGTGTCAAAAAACCCCAAGACCACCCTAGTGGCAAACGGTAAGTCGCCTTCGAATAAACGCAACCGGAAGGGCTCTCTCAAGTGCATCGGTGGCTTCTCGGACCAGACAGATGCGGACTTCTCCTACCTACCCGTCCAAGATTCCCCGAGTCCCAAACCACGGAAAGAGTCGCGTTGGAAAATGAAAAACTTAAAATCGAAGCCAAAGAGGCAGGGGAGCGTTAGCGAGAGCGAGGTAGATTCTGCCGTGCTAGAGGAGTCACGTGACTTGCTTGATGCATGGTTCGACCAAGAGGAGACAGAGTCCGCTGACCGCGCAAAatccaagaaaacatcagtcAAACACCCGAAATCATAA